Genomic DNA from bacterium:
ACCGTGATGACTGACCTCCTAATCCGGGCGGGTTTTCACGCGCGGCGACACGGGGCGGTCGCGTTCGACGCTTTCTATCACAGTTTGCTCTCGGAATCGGGAGGAGCGATTCGCCTGTTGCGAGCCGGAATGCGCGGCGGGTGGAGCTTCTTCTGCGGGAGTTTCGGGGGCGCGGGATCATCCGAATTGTACATTGCCGAGAAAAGGTAGCTCATAGCCATCGTGTTTTCCACCACCGATATCGCCCCTGCCGAAGGGGAGCTTGCTTGGTACGTGATCCACGTCTTCACCGGACAGGAAGAGAAGATCCGCTCGTTCCTGCTCGAGGAAGTGAAGCGTCTGAAACTCGAGGATCAGGTCACGCAGGTGCTGATTCCGAAGGAAGACGTGGTGGAGATGCGGGACGGGAAGAAGAAGACCAAGACGCGGGTGTTTTTTCCCGGCTATATGCTGGTGGAGATGACGATCAACAAGGCGACCGAGCATCTGATCATGAACACGCCGCAGGTCATCAATTTCGTCGGACCGAAGAACCGGCCGCAGCCGCTGCGGAAGTCGGAAGTGGACCGCATTCTCGGACACGCGGACCGGGCCAGCGGAGCGGAGGTGGTGGAGGTTCCGTTCGTGGTCGGCGACAGCATCAAGGTGATTGACGGCCCGTTTAAGGATTTTACGGGAGTCGTGCGGGACATCAACATCGAGAAGCACAAGGTCAAGGTGATGGTTTCGATCTTCGGTCGTTCGACGCCGATCGAGCTCGATTTTTTACAGGTATCCACCGATCTCTCGACGTAGTACGAATCGGCCGCGCGCCGCTTGAAATCAAATTAAC
This window encodes:
- the nusG gene encoding transcription termination/antitermination protein NusG, with translation MAPAEGELAWYVIHVFTGQEEKIRSFLLEEVKRLKLEDQVTQVLIPKEDVVEMRDGKKKTKTRVFFPGYMLVEMTINKATEHLIMNTPQVINFVGPKNRPQPLRKSEVDRILGHADRASGAEVVEVPFVVGDSIKVIDGPFKDFTGVVRDINIEKHKVKVMVSIFGRSTPIELDFLQVSTDLST